The DNA region CTCCTAAAGCAGTTTGGATTGTCCGATAAGGCAGAAATGCACCCCAACCAACTCTCCGGGGGTCAAAAGCAGCGTGTCGCCATTGCCCGCGCGCTCATCGTCAATCCCCCGATCCTTCTCTTTGATGAGCCCACCTCAGCCCTTGACCCTGAAATGGTTTCCGAAGTCGCAAGTTTAATCAAAAGCTTGAAATCACCGGAGCGCTTGATTATTATGGCAACACACGAGTTGCGTGTGGCAAAGCTGGCGGCGGATCAAATCTTATTCCTTGACCAAGGTATACTGGTCGAAGACGACCCTAAAGACGATTTCTTCAAGAAGCCAAAAACGAAACGGGCCACCCAATTCATAAAGAACTTAACCGTTTCATAAGACAATTGGGGACCCAATGGTAAAATTAGCAAAAATTAAGCGTCACAAGACGCACAAAGTCCAAGTTGGCTCTTTCTTTATAGGGGGGGATGCTCCTATCCTGGTTCAATCCATGACCAATACGGACACAGCCGATGCCAAAGGAACTGCCGACCAAGTCATCAGTCTGGCAAAGGCCGGCTCTGAGATTGTGCGTATCACCGTCGACCGTCCTGAGTCCGCAGCCGCTGTTTCTAAAATAAGGGATCTTGTTGAAAAAGAAGGCCTTGATGTGCCCTTGGTGGGATGTTTCCATTACAATGGTCACCGCCTGTTAGAAGACTATCCGGATTGTGCTGAAGCTTTGGCAAAATACCGCATAAATCCTGGAAACGTTGGCTTTGGCGAAAAGCGGGACAAACAATTTGAGATGATGGTGGAAACCGCCCTGAAATTTAATAAACCCGTCCGCATTGGCGTCAATTGGGGC from Alphaproteobacteria bacterium includes:
- a CDS encoding amino acid ABC transporter ATP-binding protein, giving the protein MLKASHLSKSFHNQLILNDISFDIPMGTIAALLGPSGSGKSTLLRCISRLENAESGNLTFQEQSLSDLPPWSIGMVFQGFHLFPHMTILQNLIHAPVQLKQLSKDAAMKQGKALLKQFGLSDKAEMHPNQLSGGQKQRVAIARALIVNPPILLFDEPTSALDPEMVSEVASLIKSLKSPERLIIMATHELRVAKLAADQILFLDQGILVEDDPKDDFFKKPKTKRATQFIKNLTVS